DNA from Pelodiscus sinensis isolate JC-2024 chromosome 1, ASM4963464v1, whole genome shotgun sequence:
ggtccgggggcgtcggtggggaatggttgtggaggggggggcagagaggacagggggtgtggaggaagcaggagcggaagcaggagcggaagcaggaggagcaggaggagcagggggagcagggggagcaagagggggagcaagagggggagcagggggaggaggaaatggaaagcggtctagcaggctctggaggtggcctcgcagggcacggccctgctcctccagggcctccagactcctctggcgcagcctgaggtcctcctggacccagtggtcctggagacggagctgtcggtccaggaaccggagatgccgcctctggtagtcctcctggttcctggctgtcctgcttgcccgggcgcgggcggctgctgcaggcggtgtggtgcgccctgcagtccccggtgctgcagctgtggtgcaagaagaccagcggtcaattaccccaggggcccaggtgtgtgaaacccagctcccctctgcaaggccagggcccctgcaggatccccagctgctgctccgtagtgggcaaggcccaggcgcacggtcccggggctccctctcgccccagccccccgtacacataaggggaacacgagggtactcacaggtggacgcctccccggcctctgatgatgcaggcgagcggctctgtggggtgcctcgggggtcccgggtcctgggaaggctggcggcaggctcctggctctcagagccctcttcctcctcctcggtgtccaggagcggtccctctgccccggggtcaatcacgtcccggggggcagggacggcatgaggccccaggatgcggtccagggcatggaagtgggggcaggcctccgggtcagcccctggcaggcaggcccgggagtaggactgccgcaagtctttaatcttgcagcgcacctgctcccggctgcgctggtggcccctggcggccaggctggcagccatgcgtccatagacggccgcgttccggtggctagtgcggagatcgtggacattggaggcttccccccaaacctcgatgaggtccacgatctccgcacttgaccaggcgggcgcccgccttttgcgcccccgggcaggctcccgggagccgccaggctggtcgtggggagcagtggagggctgggagccctcggatggctggctcatcctgtggcaggtgcaggctgtgcaggcacgggtgctggcagccttgcaactggcacaaagtgagtagccagcccgtggccctttaagggctccggggccgggaggggggcaatagagtttccctggtgttggccagagtggccaccagggaaacctgggaagccttagcctcccactagttcgaactaaagggctacacagcccttagttcgaactagctagttcgaactaggcgttagtcctcgtaaaatgaggtttacctagttcgaactaagcgctccgttagttcgaattaagttcgaactaacggagcgctagtgtagcgcataggaaagttagttcgaactaacgtccgttagttcgaactaactttctagtgtagacataccctgagagacattAGCAGCAGCTGCCTAGAAATCAGGACCACTTATTCTAAAATGCACCTCCCTTCAACAAGGCCTCTTCATCTGGAATAAAACAGATCACCACAATTAATTACTGGGTGCATAACATGATATATGTCCCTATTGATGCTCAGTataactaacagaaacaaataagagCAGAGGGAAGAACTTGAGGCCTCATTAAGTGCATCTTAACTGGCTTAcatcaaaatacattatttttaaagagtGCACCATTTTCTTATATATTAATTGCCTACTTCCATGTGTTCAAGTGAGTGAACAATTTGTTAATTTTTtgttaaaagagaaaaaatatggaTCTGATACCCTAATCCTTATTTACTTGCAGATTCTCACTGTAATCTGCAGGATTAATTGCATGAGTGAAGTATATTCATAGGAATAATTATTGGAAGAGCCAGGTACCCTGCTGTTTATATTAGGCTATTACATACTATTTGTACATCCTAAATGACAACCTAGAATGATAACTTGTTCATATTGCATCATGTCTGTTGAGATCAcccaggcttggtctacactggaGCGGAAGGTCAACATAAGAAACAcagctccagctacgttaattgtgtagctggagctgATGTATCGTAAAATGCCGTCCACATAGCAGGAGGCTCCCATCAgttccccttactcctcacagaaggaaGAGTACCAGAAgatggcaggggctgccctcagcattcaatttacggATCTATATTAGACTCACAAAATCAAACACTAGAGTATCAACCTGATCTTcgggctaatgtagacatgctcctAGAGTGCTTCTCCTGGGCCCCCCTTAGCTCTCCCCAAACTGATCCAATTCTACATATCCCTCAAAAATATGGATCTAGAAAAAGTCATACACTTCCTTTTCCTGCTTTCATGCAACCCTCATTCCCCTTTAGGGAAATGGGCTACTCATGTGCAAGCACTGGTATTTATCCATCTTTGAGATATATAGCATTTTGGAAACTACAGATAGATCAGTGCATTGAAAGCATTATGTGATATAGAAGAGTAATTTTCCTTTCCATGATATATCAGGGCTGCTAAAAGACTCATTCTACCATTgctgttttattgttttgtttgtttacttactTTGTCTACAATGTTGTTCAGGTCAGGGTGTTTTTTTATTAATGAATGAGAATTTTTTGTATAATTCTTCAGCACTCCAAGAACTTTTACAGCGTGGGGGTGCTTcataaataaaattgtttttgttCTCAGAATTGCATATCAGGCTCTGTTGCTTCTGGTTCAAAggaatgcatttttcatggctgctaacaaaattattaaaatctTAGAGACCTTGTAATCTGTAATGTTTAATGGGGCATCTTGGGTAAAATCCTGGCACCATCAAAGTCAATGGCTAAACTCCCAGGCTACAGCTATACTACATGCTTTGACGAAAAACaggcaatgtaaatgaagcgcaaATTAGCATTTCCTCATGCTTCAGTTGCATACTCTCTTTCcttctgtttttgcgcaaaaataaccAGTGAGGATGTttcctttttacacaaaaaccccttgtggaaaaatggaacaaaagagagtatgcaaatgaagggcaagaaaatgctaatacgcacttcatttgcattgcctcttttggCAAAGCATGTAGTGTAAACAAAGCCCCACTAAATTCAATGGACCAGAAATTTCACCCCTTAACTTTTGGAAGAGGATGGAAGGAGGGATGAGGAAAGTCAAAGGCAATTCAAATTTTGATCAAAATCCCATCAATATAGGCACTTCTTCAATAAAGCACTTAAGAATGTTCTAAACTTTAAGCAAGCATTTAAGTCCCAGTGGCTTCAGTGAGTTTTAAGCAGTGCTTAAATGCTTCCCTCAAAAGGGATGTTTTCCTGAAGTGGACCATAGAAGGGTGTATGAACCAGGCATCCGAAAAAAGTGAGGCACTCAAAATCAAAGGccctttttggggaaaaaatgactttaaaaactgggattttcaaatgagACTACGGGAATTAGGTATCTATCACACATagaatttcagtgggatttggtaTCAGGCTACTGTGAACATTCCAACCTAAAGATGTACTTGCACTAAATAGTATAATGATTTTCAAGTATAAAAACAAAAGGGTGGAAGGAAATGCAGCATGCTATTTAATGTGTCTGTAAAATTATAGGAAAAATCTGTATGAAATATATTATTTCTCAAACTATAAACTAACTGCAGCACAGGATCAAAAGATTTTAAGCTCAGATGGGACTATTCATGATTATCtgcaccagtgtttctcaaactgggccAAGAACCTGCTTTGGGGAAGTTGCTAGCAAGCCCACGAAGCTTTGTTTACCTATACGGTCTGTATTCAGGGAGCCTAGTGGCTCCCGTTGGCTCTCATTCAAGGGGAGACTGagacccactttgagaaacacagatCTAGACTGATCTCCTGCACAACTCTGGGCACAACATTTCACCAAGCCGTTCCTGCAACAAGCCCATAAATTCCTATGTCTGGTTGCTCAATTGATCTCTGGGTTATTGGTTTTTCTGTCTGCTCATCTATACAAGTGAAATTATCTTGTCTTTTCGTCTTCTGTCCCTGTTTTCTCAGCTCATTTAACACTGAGCTACATTTTCCATGTACTCCTATCTATGAAATATGAAATGGAGGGATGGGGGAAAAACAGAAAAGTTAATGCCACATTAATGTAAATTCTCTTTGGAACAAAAGTTGATTTTGTTCAACCTTCCTGGAGACATTTTGTGATCATGACTAAAAGTCTTTCATTTTCACAATACAATCTGATTCAGTCATTCATGACTGAACCAGAGTGATAATTCAATTTGGAAATGTTCAGATTAGATTTCTgttcccacccccaaaaaattaaCTTTAAGTTAAGGTTACTAGACTGCCTATCCCACCAATGCAaaaccaaaaaaaggaaaaaatatggcACTGGTAATTTAACATACAGTATCTAAGCTACTCATTAATTCCTCTTCTGCCTCTTGTATAACCCATAAAGATCCACATTTAATCCTGAACAACACATGGCTACCCTTAACTCTGACCATATTTATTGGTTCTGGAGAATATGAAATAGGAAGTGATGCCTTCCTAACCACTTTTAGCTCAGTGATTAGAGCACATACCTGCAATGTGAGAGACCCAATTATAGTGTGGATAATTAATGAAAgattaatgggagctgtggggtggacAATGGGGGTCTTCTGCCTCCTAGATGGGTGCCCTGATCACCAGGCTACAGAGTCATGCTCTCTATGTCCAAGTGATTGTTCTGCTGTAGATAAATACTTAAATACTCAGTGGGTTACAGAGAACAATAATGATTCTATAATGCAGGGTGGAAGGCACCCTCCTAGAAAGCAGCTCCCACTCCTTTTCATTAATTAcccaaagtggaacagcttctgtgacggcgcattgggggtcccccgtctcctgcaccccgaaatggcacaaaccgactccaccagccagtagaattgagggtggtttattgctcctccaggatacagcatagcacaggaactggggctaagaggcctcagtgcccccctgagatggggggatcccagccctctccccagttccttcttccctgctttccagccaggaactcactctcctcttccagccctgcccccagccagggccgcattccaccttcctttgttcctctccatgggggtgactggtcagacaggttgagaccttctttgcataatgactcatggcctgtccttctgggccgcagtaccaactgcagccagtggtggttaccccagagccagcagcatagaaaccagccaggtacccccactacgtcacagcttcATCAAGGATTTTGCacatgtccacacacacacacacacacacacacacacacacacacacacgtgaatTCCACGGATCAGTAATTTCAGCACTCTTCTGAGGTGTGGTATTTGAACAGGGCCTCCTTTCTCTGCAAGCAGAGAAGGATATTGAACTTGGGCCTTCCTTCAGCCTAGCTAAGtactctagggtatgtctatactaccccgctagttcgaactagcggggtaatgtaggcataccacacttgcaaatgaagcccaggatttgaatttcccgggcttcatttgcataagccggccggcgccatttttaaatgccggcttgttcgaaccccgtgccgtgcggctacacgcggcacgggctagatagttcgaactagcaagccattccgaactatccgAACtatccacgaggcgtacagatagttcggaatggcttgctagttcgaactatctagcccgtgctgcgtgtagccgcgcggcacggggttcgaacaagccggcatttaaaaatggcgccggccggcttatgcaaatgaagcccgggaaattcaaatcccgggcttcattttcaagtgcggtatgcctacattaccaccctagttcgaactagggtggtagtgtagacatacccctattcaGTAGGCTAAACCTGATAAGGTAGATAGCCCCTTCTCCAGTCAAATTTTGAATGGGACTAAAACTGATAAGCAGCCTCTGGGCATGCCCATAAGCATGGGCTTCACATATGGCTTGGGCAGCCAAATACCTGTCTTCTATGTTTTGTGAATTATTCATGGGCTTAGTCAGGAGACCCATATGTTGGGTCAGCTGGAGGAAAGCAAGAGTACACATGTCCAGAGGCAGGAACATAAGTACCTAGGGAACTTTCATTTTAAAGCTTAGGTGCCAAACAAGTTTAGGTGCCTCCACAGCTTGGGGGAAGTTTTGCAGATCACAGCAGACCCCAGACTGGTACTTGGGCACTTAACTCAAGGCTTACGTGCCTAAGTACTTACTAGCCATTTGtgtcttttaaaaatctctcccTTGTTATAATCCAGTAGTGCTTACAATGGGCTAGGCACTGTCTAAACACACAGAAAGATACAGACCCTATCCAAGAGAGTTCACAATAATCTTTACACTCAGAAAAGTGCAATTTATACACTGTCTGTTCCTACCCCATAGATCTTACCTTCAGGCCTAAGCAAACAAACCGCCCTCCTATTCTCATCAGCTGGTTCATTTTATATTAATGATTCTGGCATAAAATCCTGATGTTCCATTCTGTTAGGGAAGATTTAGCTTTGTAACATTTGTACATTTAGACTTCAcagatttaaataaaatgctataaaattttaaaaaacagtgtgAACCTGAGTTTCTGTCCAAGGTGCTGATCAGATGATTTCTAGGAAGCAAATGACTACAACATATTACCTTGCATGATTAATTATATTAAATAGTATTTCAATTAACAGTGATGTGATCAATTAAATTGTGGAATATTTCATAGACATTCATTGATTGAAACACTTACTATTTTctaataaatataatttttaaaaacattgacCTGACATAGCAAACAAATGTGCAGACAAAATTAAAGCTTTACCTAAAAGTGCCAATCTTCCCTGCTTTGCAATATTGATTACATTTTTCCTCAGACATTTTATATCCCTGTTACAAAATGTGCACTCCCCTTCAAAACAGCACCACAATGGCTACTACTGTTGTCAGTGAGTTTACGCAATTTACTAAAATCACAACAAGTTCATGAACACGTTAGTGAGTCTGGCACAGATGCAGAGCCAAGAGCATATCAGTGACACATGTTGGAACTAAACCACAAAGATGCATACAAATTATATTAAGCATTTGACAAAAATCAAGAAAATGTACTGCTGAAGCTGAACacattcctttcccttccctgctgtgCATTGATATTTTAGGTTACTCTGAGCAGAAAATGAAGACCATATGTGTGCACACTGTTCTGTAGGAAGAATAACTGAAGCCAGAATATGGCTATATACTCAAATCAAATTCACAATGGGTTGTAATAAAAGgactttctgcattttttttagcTTTAAGTTACAAGTCAGTTCTTTACTGTTATTTATGAGACTTTAGGATCTTCTGATTTATTGCCTTCTGCTTGGATCACACAAGGTCTTTTTCTCATTCGGTCTAACAACTGCAGGATGGATCACCTGCACAGTATGTGATAAATTATTAAGCATTTTTGAAAGATTTTATACAAATTATGTACAAATATTATGTTTCCTAGTCATTTGTGTAAGTTATAAAAGTACAGATTGAGTGGATGACTTCTTAATAAATCTGCTAAAGCTCTTGGGTATTGCAGCT
Protein-coding regions in this window:
- the LOC142825301 gene encoding uncharacterized protein LOC142825301, with protein sequence MSQPSEGSQPSTAPHDQPGGSREPARGRKRRAPAWSSAEIVDLIEVWGEASNVHDLRTSHRNAAVYGRMAASLAARGHQRSREQVRCKIKDLRQSYSRACLPGADPEACPHFHALDRILGPHAVPAPRDVIDPGAEGPLLDTEEEEEGSESQEPAASLPRTRDPRGTPQSRSPASSEAGEASTSAAPGTAGRTTPPAAAARARASRTARNQEDYQRRHLRFLDRQLRLQDHWVQEDLRLRQRSLEALEEQGRALRGHLQSLLDRFPFPPPPAPPLAPPLAPPAPPAPPAPPASAPASAPASSTPPVLSAPPSTTIPHRRPRTCSVARRERHPDSHP